ATGCAGACCAATCGCTGCCATCTCGTGCTGGTCGAGAACGCGCGCCGCACGAGCGAGCTCGCGTGGGACCCGAACGAGGAATTCGAGATTCTCGCGCTGCCGGTGGAGGAGGTCTATGCGCGCGCCTATCGCGGCGAGATCACGCATTCGCTCGTGCTCGACGGGTTGCTGCTGTTTCGTCCGCATTGGGAGAAATTGCGCGGAAAGTGAATCGCACGGGCGGTGCGTCGCTCGTGGCGCGCGGCGAGAGCGAAACTGTCCTGTCCGCTCGCGAGGGCGGCTGATTTCCGGCGCGGCGAATAGGACGGGTGCGTCGTTTGACATTAACCCGGGGCGGCTTTTACTGCGCCATCCCCAATGGAAAGCGCCGTGTCCACGCCCGCGTTCGCCAACTCGACCGACTCGCTCGGCGAGGTGGATGACTGTCGCCTCCCGGCGACGCTCGAAAACGAAATCCGCGCGATCTACGCGCGCAGCCCACTCTACGCGGAGCGTTTCCCGCTGCACCGCGAAGCGTTGCAGTGGTCGTGCTATCGCGAGATCCCGCCGCTGACGAAACAGGAGATCGTGCAGCGCGGGCACACGGCGTTCTTCGCGGACTATCGCGAGATCGAGCGGGGATTCGCGCAGAAAAAATTCGAATACGAGCACACCTCGGGCACGACGAGCGGGCCGATGACGGTCGTGATGGAAGATGGCTGGTGGAACGCGCAGACGCGCCGCGCCTATCTCGCACATCCGGTGCTGGCGCAGTATGTCGACCGGCCGTATCGCAAGTGCGTCCTCGCGCCGGTCGGCTGCTCGAGTAATCTCTGCCCTTACGAGGACCATCCGTTTCCGCACCGGTATTTCGACGGCACGGTCTACCTCAATCTCTCGAGCGATCCGTTCGCGTTCCCCGAGGGCGAATGGGAGCGCATCGTGCGCGAGTTGCAGGCGGTGCAGCCGGAGGTGCTCGAGGGTGAGCCGGTTTATCTCTCGCTGCTCGCGCGCGCGCTGAAGCGCCGGCACATCGCGGTGCCGAGCGTGAAGACGGTGATTCTCACCTACGGCAAGGCGAGCCTGCAGCACAGCCGGCGCATCGCGGAAACGTTCCCGGGCGCGGCGCAGGTCGATCTCTACGGCTCGACCGAGGCGGGTTATCTTTTCGTGGGCGATGCGTTCCGTGATAACCTGCGGGTGGTCGAGGCGAACTGTTTCATCGAGCTCGCGCCGTGGCGCGCGGAGTCGGATCCGGACGCGTTTCAGATCTACGTGACGACGCGCGATCGCGTGGCGATGCCGCTGTTGCGTTATCACACGGGCGACATCGTGCGGCGCACGGCGACGGGCTACCGGATTCTCGGACGCGAGAAGGATCTGCACACGCGCGGCGATGGCGTCGTCGTGTCGGCGTTCGAGGTCGATCAGGTGATGCCGGCGGAGTTCCAGTGCTGGCACTGGAGTCTCGTGCAGGTCTCGGAGCAGCGGTGGGAGTTGCAGTATGTCGCCGATGCGGTGGCGCCGGACGGTTTTGCGGAGAAGATCGCCGCGGTGCTCGGCGACGGGGCGCGCGTGACGTTGTTCCGCCGCAAGTTCATCCAGCCGGCGGCGAGCGGGAAATTCGCGCTGCTGAAGCCGCTTGCAAAATAGGCCGCTCAGAGCGCGGCCGGTTTACCGGACTGGGCGCGCCAGCGACGGAGGCCGAAAATCGCGAGGCCGGCGCCGAGGAGAAGGGCGCCGTAGGTCGAGGGCTCGGGGACGGGACGGGAGATTTGTGCGCCAAAGCCCATGAAATCCATGTTGCCCCACGTGGTCGGGTCGGTGTCCGTGCGGTAGACGCCGCTGTTGTTCCAATTCACGAGATCGGACGCGGTGCTGGCGGTGACGTCGCCGGCCATGAGGGAGTAGCCGTAGATGGTCTGGCCGACGGAGAGGCCGAGGTCGGTGAAGCGGATGAGAATGCCGACGAGGTAGAGGTCGCTGCTGTTCGGCGTGCCGCTGTTGGTGTCGAGCGTGGCGATGGATTGGCCGCTGGCGAGGTTGTCGCCGTTGGTGGTGGTGGAGCGGAGGTATTTGGCGTTGGAGCCGTCGGGCGTGGCGACGGGATTGCCGAAAGTATCGGGCTGGATGAGCAGGCCGGTGTTCGCGTAGGTGGTGGGCGCGTTGGTGGCGCCGTTGACGGTGCCGACGGACGTGAAGGCGGCGATGCGGAAGCCGTCGCCGAAATTGCCGACGTTTTCCAGGTCGAAGAAGACGACGGCGTCGCCCTCCTGCACGGTGTAGCCGCCGGCGAAGTAGAAATCGATGCGCTCGATGTTCGAGTTGGTGGAGCCAGAGCCGTTCGCGAAGGGGTTGCGGAGGCCTTGCGAGAGGTCGTTGCTGAGCATGACCTCGGAAAGCGTTGGTGTGGTGTCGCCTTTGCCGAGCACGGTGGCGCTGCCGCCGCTGGTGGACGAGTATTGGTAGAAGACGGTCGAGTTGTTCGGATTGCCGGCGCCGGTGTTGCGGCGGAAGTTCACGGCGCTGGCGAGCGGGCCGTTGAAGTTGTAGGTGCCGAGCGAACTGGAGATGTATTCGACGGGCGTGTAGGTGTTGTTGTAGGTGATGTTGCCGGCGGTGCGATTCGTCGTGTCGACCGTGGTGCCGTAATCGACGGCGGTCACCGCAACCTGTCCGATGGCGCGGAGAGCGAGCGCGCCCGCGACCAAGCTCGCGCAGAGGGCGCGGCGAAGGCGGAGAGGCGGGCGGCTGAATTCCATGCCCCTCGTATGCGGGGGCCGTTTGGTCTAGTCAATTAAATAGGTGAAAACACCCAGATTAAGTCGGGATAATCTCTGATTCTCTGGGGCCGTATGTGCCTGAATTTCTGTGCGAATTATTTCCTTACCTACTTGGAGATAGGATTTTGCGACTCGCTCGACGTCTTTTATGAAGGGCACCGATCAGGACTCCGAAGGAGAGGAGGGCGCCGCCATAGAATTGGGATTCGGGCACGGCACGGGCGATCGTGCCGCCGAAAGCTGCAAAATCGGCGTTTCCCCACGTGCTGGAGTCGGTGTCGGTGGAGTAGACGGAGGAGTTGTTCCAGTTGACCAAGTCGCTGCCACTGGACGCGGTGACGTCGCCGGCCATGAGGGAGTAGCCGTAGATGGTCTGGCCGACGGAGAGGCCGAGGTCGGTGAAGCGGATCAAAATGCCGACGAGGTAGAGGTCGTTGGCGCCGGGGGTGCCGGAATTGTAGTCGAGCGAGGTGATCGACTGGTTGCTGGTGAGACTGTCGCCGCTGGTCGAGGTGGAGAGCAGATAGCGCGCGTTCGTGCCGGTGGGAGTGTCGACCGCGTCGCCCATCGTGCCGGGCTCGACGAGCAGGCCGGAGTTGGCGTAGGCGGTGGGGGCGTTCGAGACGCCGTTGACCGTGCCGACCGAGGTGTAGGCGGCGACGCGGAAGCCGTCGCCGTGGTCGCCGTAGTTTTCGAGGTCGAAGAGCACGATGGCATCGTTTTCCTTCACCGTGTAGCCGCCGGAAAAATAGAAATCGATGCGCTCGATGTTGGAATTTTCGCTGCCGGAGCCGTTGGCGAAAGGATTCCGCAAGCCTTGGGTGAGGTCGTTGCTGAGCATCACTTCCGAGAGGGTGGGGCTCGAGTCGCCTTTGCCGTAGACCGAGGCGGTGGTGGTGCCGTTGTTCGAATTGGTGGAGGAATACTGATAGAATACGTTGGCGGTGTTCGGATTGCCGGCGCCGGTATTGCGGCGGAAAGACACCGAGCTGGCGGCGGTGCCATTGATCGCGTAGGTGCC
This window of the Candidatus Didemnitutus sp. genome carries:
- a CDS encoding CoF synthetase → MSTPAFANSTDSLGEVDDCRLPATLENEIRAIYARSPLYAERFPLHREALQWSCYREIPPLTKQEIVQRGHTAFFADYREIERGFAQKKFEYEHTSGTTSGPMTVVMEDGWWNAQTRRAYLAHPVLAQYVDRPYRKCVLAPVGCSSNLCPYEDHPFPHRYFDGTVYLNLSSDPFAFPEGEWERIVRELQAVQPEVLEGEPVYLSLLARALKRRHIAVPSVKTVILTYGKASLQHSRRIAETFPGAAQVDLYGSTEAGYLFVGDAFRDNLRVVEANCFIELAPWRAESDPDAFQIYVTTRDRVAMPLLRYHTGDIVRRTATGYRILGREKDLHTRGDGVVVSAFEVDQVMPAEFQCWHWSLVQVSEQRWELQYVADAVAPDGFAEKIAAVLGDGARVTLFRRKFIQPAASGKFALLKPLAK
- a CDS encoding PEP-CTERM sorting domain-containing protein (PEP-CTERM proteins occur, often in large numbers, in the proteomes of bacteria that also encode an exosortase, a predicted intramembrane cysteine proteinase. The presence of a PEP-CTERM domain at a protein's C-terminus predicts cleavage within the sorting domain, followed by covalent anchoring to some some component of the (usually Gram-negative) cell surface. Many PEP-CTERM proteins exhibit an unusual sequence composition that includes large numbers of potential glycosylation sites. Expression of one such protein has been shown restore the ability of a bacterium to form floc, a type of biofilm.), whose product is MEFSRPPLRLRRALCASLVAGALALRAIGQVAVTAVDYGTTVDTTNRTAGNITYNNTYTPVEYISSSLGTYNFNGPLASAVNFRRNTGAGNPNNSTVFYQYSSTSGGSATVLGKGDTTPTLSEVMLSNDLSQGLRNPFANGSGSTNSNIERIDFYFAGGYTVQEGDAVVFFDLENVGNFGDGFRIAAFTSVGTVNGATNAPTTYANTGLLIQPDTFGNPVATPDGSNAKYLRSTTTNGDNLASGQSIATLDTNSGTPNSSDLYLVGILIRFTDLGLSVGQTIYGYSLMAGDVTASTASDLVNWNNSGVYRTDTDPTTWGNMDFMGFGAQISRPVPEPSTYGALLLGAGLAIFGLRRWRAQSGKPAAL